The proteins below are encoded in one region of Hordeum vulgare subsp. vulgare chromosome 3H, MorexV3_pseudomolecules_assembly, whole genome shotgun sequence:
- the LOC123440032 gene encoding zinc finger CCCH domain-containing protein 9-like isoform X2, giving the protein MQEALVSPANADRLRSAFELKPYAFGDQRLSSSPRYLPSGDDGLYRCSSPFSPSLGFSSPSPLATSVSLSPSSSGSLVDDGDYDGAAAADATGHRLQLARLALQYQEVADRYEMCLSHLAEAVDEAAVLRRENTELRVANSDLARRVALLGGKETAAVVIADEIRRFRLGEHKASKQRAPEKLAVLPKSISVRSNDYLKMNQAAPAAATPPAYSRKPRAANVNPSPVTRAYLGLGVDGGKKGEEHKAKQDAAGELDVYNQGMFKTELCNKWEETGACPYGDQCQFAHGVSELRPVIRHPRYKTEVCRMVLNGEVCPYGHRCHFRHSLTAAERLLRSR; this is encoded by the exons ATGCAGGAAGCGCTCGTCTCTCCGGCCAACGCCGACCGCCTCCGCTCGGCCTTCGAGCTGAAGCCGTACGCCTTCGGGGACCAGCGGCTCTCTTCCTCGCCGCGCTACCTCCCGAGCGGCGACGATGGCCTGTACCGCTGCTCCTCCCCATTCAGCCCCAGCCTGGGCttctcctcgccgtcgcctctCGCCACGTCCGTCTCGCTCTCGCCGTCCTCATCCGGCTCCCTCGTCGACGACGGCGACTACGACGGCGCGGCTGCCGCCGACGCCACCGGCCACCGGCTCCAGCTGGCGCGGCTCGCGCTGCAGTACCAGGAGGTGGCCGATCGCTACGAGATGTGCCTCTCCCACCTCGCCGAGGCCGTCGACGAGGCGGCGGTCCTCCGCCGCGAGAATACCGAGCTGCGCGTGGCCAACAGCGACCTCGCGCGCCGCGTCGCGCTGCTCGGTGGCAAGGAGACCGCCGCCGTCGTCATCGCCGACGAGATACGCCGTTTCCGCCTCGGCGAGCACAAGGCCTCTAAGCAGCGCGCGCCCGAGAAGCTCGCCGTGCTGCCCAAGAGCATCTCCGTCCGTTCGAATGACTACCTCAAGATGAACCAGGCCGCCCCGGCAGCCGCCACGCCGCCCGCATACAGCCGCAAGCCTCGCGCGGCCAACGTTAACCCGAGCCCAGTGACG CGCGCGTACCTGGGACTGGGAGTGGACGGCGGCAAGAAAGGCGAGGAGCACAAGGCTAAGCAAGACGCGGCGGGGGAGCTGGACGTGTACAACCAGGGCATGTTCAAGACGGAGCTGTGCAACAAGTGGGAAGAGACGGGGGCGTGCCCCTACGGCGACCAGTGCCAGTTCGCGCACGGCGTCTCCGAGCTCCGCCCCGTCATCCGCCACCCGCGGTACAAGACCGAGGTCTGCCGCATGGTGCTCAACGGCGAAGTCTGCCCCTACGGCCACCGCTGCCACTTCCGCCACTCGCTCACGGCCGCCGAGCGCCTCCTCCGCAGCCGTTGA
- the LOC123440032 gene encoding zinc finger CCCH domain-containing protein 9-like isoform X1 produces MQEALVSPANADRLRSAFELKPYAFGDQRLSSSPRYLPSGDDGLYRCSSPFSPSLGFSSPSPLATSVSLSPSSSGSLVDDGDYDGAAAADATGHRLQLARLALQYQEVADRYEMCLSHLAEAVDEAAVLRRENTELRVANSDLARRVALLGGKETAAVVIADEIRRFRLGEHKASKQRAPEKLAVLPKSISVRSNDYLKMNQAAPAAATPPAYSRKPRAANVNPSPVTQRAYLGLGVDGGKKGEEHKAKQDAAGELDVYNQGMFKTELCNKWEETGACPYGDQCQFAHGVSELRPVIRHPRYKTEVCRMVLNGEVCPYGHRCHFRHSLTAAERLLRSR; encoded by the exons ATGCAGGAAGCGCTCGTCTCTCCGGCCAACGCCGACCGCCTCCGCTCGGCCTTCGAGCTGAAGCCGTACGCCTTCGGGGACCAGCGGCTCTCTTCCTCGCCGCGCTACCTCCCGAGCGGCGACGATGGCCTGTACCGCTGCTCCTCCCCATTCAGCCCCAGCCTGGGCttctcctcgccgtcgcctctCGCCACGTCCGTCTCGCTCTCGCCGTCCTCATCCGGCTCCCTCGTCGACGACGGCGACTACGACGGCGCGGCTGCCGCCGACGCCACCGGCCACCGGCTCCAGCTGGCGCGGCTCGCGCTGCAGTACCAGGAGGTGGCCGATCGCTACGAGATGTGCCTCTCCCACCTCGCCGAGGCCGTCGACGAGGCGGCGGTCCTCCGCCGCGAGAATACCGAGCTGCGCGTGGCCAACAGCGACCTCGCGCGCCGCGTCGCGCTGCTCGGTGGCAAGGAGACCGCCGCCGTCGTCATCGCCGACGAGATACGCCGTTTCCGCCTCGGCGAGCACAAGGCCTCTAAGCAGCGCGCGCCCGAGAAGCTCGCCGTGCTGCCCAAGAGCATCTCCGTCCGTTCGAATGACTACCTCAAGATGAACCAGGCCGCCCCGGCAGCCGCCACGCCGCCCGCATACAGCCGCAAGCCTCGCGCGGCCAACGTTAACCCGAGCCCAGTGACG CAGCGCGCGTACCTGGGACTGGGAGTGGACGGCGGCAAGAAAGGCGAGGAGCACAAGGCTAAGCAAGACGCGGCGGGGGAGCTGGACGTGTACAACCAGGGCATGTTCAAGACGGAGCTGTGCAACAAGTGGGAAGAGACGGGGGCGTGCCCCTACGGCGACCAGTGCCAGTTCGCGCACGGCGTCTCCGAGCTCCGCCCCGTCATCCGCCACCCGCGGTACAAGACCGAGGTCTGCCGCATGGTGCTCAACGGCGAAGTCTGCCCCTACGGCCACCGCTGCCACTTCCGCCACTCGCTCACGGCCGCCGAGCGCCTCCTCCGCAGCCGTTGA